The Ziziphus jujuba cultivar Dongzao chromosome 5, ASM3175591v1 genome segment TGAAATAAAAGGAAGTAAACAAGGATACAATCTCACCCTTGTCTTGAATTTTGTTTCAGATTTCTTCATTATAAGGACAACATAGGGGTCAGCTTTTCCAATTAAATCAACTTGTGGCAAGCCTTCGGCGGATATGACCGTCACAGATAGTACACCTCTAACAATtacatctttcttcttcttatgaCCAGGTTCTGTTCCATTAGCTTCGCTCTTAAGCGCCTTCTCCAAAGAGGTTAATGCAAAATCAGGGTTGAAAGGGTTTTTAAAGGTATTCGCAGCACCAAAAGGACAGTACAAAAGTTCCAAATGCACCTATAAGACATCATTGACATGGAAGATAATTTGTTAATTCAAATAACATGTATGAATTAgttgaagattaaaaaaaatgttacattgTCATTTCTTTTGTTATTCATTTTCTGTTTGAAGCTTTTTAACAAATGTAGTGCCTTAGCCAAAAAGTAAAGTCTGAATAATTCTTTTGGCTTCAGGACTCAAATGCACATGTTTATCCTCTAATTAAGCCATTTATGTTCCAAGCAGTTTATATCATTTCTTTTATGTTTCTCTGATTTCTTCACATTCAAAATAAGGAAtccaaaattgaaagaaaagatTGAGGATTCTTTAATCAAATTCTCACCTGACCCCTGTCTTTAGTATCTCTCTGGATCTCCAAGTCCTTGACTAGTTTTAACCACACAACCTTCACTTTACCCGGCTCGAGGTCCCTCAGAGCTACTTGAGCACAGCCAATGAATTCAGAAGCCTGAATCCCTTCATCGTCAAATATTCTTACGGTCAAGTGTTGAGTCGATACATCGTCAACTATAAACTCATAATGCTCATTCCAGATTGGATTCAATTGGTTGTTCTGACAAAAGGATAAAGATTCGATTCAGTACAaggaaaaaattagaaatggGAAGAAGTAAATTGCTTACAATTGTTTTACTGGTTTTCGTTTTTTCACGAAGTGGGCGTATGAATAACACAGCATAAGGATCTGATTTCCCAACTAAGTCTTTGTTTGTCAGGTTCTTTGCTTGCACAAGCTTCACCTCTAGCGTCCCAACAGGCTTCAACTCCAGATCACTAAGACATGGAAAAATCAATACAAGAAAATGCAGCCAGTTAGTCGCTTAGTGTGTTCATGCAATATTACTTACAGTACGGGGACAGTTTTGAGCAACATAAGGAAGAAAAAACGTTGTTGATGTCAGAAAAAAGATTTATCTGATTACATTCTCCGGTCAACCAGCTATGTTTTAAGTGAACATGGCATTAGTTAGGATTAATCGTACATACAGAAAAAAGAGACATTCTTTAAACACTGAACGAAGTCTATGATTGAGTTCTTTCTTTtggaatatatgtaaataaatatacttacaagcataaatttaaaaatttgatagtgTAAGATATCTACATGCTTAATTATCAGGGCTATGCAAGTTTCATGGTATTGAGGCTCACGCTCAGCTAATTCCAGGAAAATTATTGAGTTTGGACTGTCTACAACAACACTGGAAGAAAActgttgccaaaaaaaaaaaataaaataaaatctgaaaGTGAAAAGCCCCATATTGAAGCAGAGATGGTTCAGCATGCTTAAAATTTTATGGAGTAAATGCACATTCAAAAGTACTTGATCTTGTACAGATTTTGTATGGAGCAATACATGCACCAATACTGTTTCTCTATCCATTACAAGAAAGGTTAAGGTTCCATCAAGAAAAACTTTCCTGACATTTTGTCCTTAAATGATGGAGG includes the following:
- the LOC107421852 gene encoding synaptotagmin-5 isoform X2, which codes for MELEMQWDGNPNLVLDVKTRVGVVLPIQVKNIGFTGVFRLIFKPLVDEFPCFGAVCYSLREKKKLDFKLKVVGGDISSIPGISDAIEETIRDAVEDSISWPVRKIVPILPGDYSDLELKPVGTLEVKLVQAKNLTNKDLVGKSDPYAVLFIRPLREKTKTSKTINNQLNPIWNEHYEFIVDDVSTQHLTVRIFDDEGIQASEFIGCAQVALRDLEPGKVKVVWLKLVKDLEIQRDTKDRGQVHLELLYCPFGAANTFKNPFNPDFALTSLEKALKSEANGTEPGHKKKKDVIVRGVLSVTVISAEGLPQVDLIGKADPYVVLIMKKSETKFKTRVLTETLNPVWNQTFDFVVEDALHDMLIIEVWDHDTFGKDKLGRVIMTLTRAILEGEFQDSFPLEDAKSGRLNLHLKWTLQPIYRDS